In one window of Mesoplodon densirostris isolate mMesDen1 chromosome 4, mMesDen1 primary haplotype, whole genome shotgun sequence DNA:
- the ZBTB25 gene encoding zinc finger and BTB domain-containing protein 25 isoform X3, producing MATASENWAEEVQSCPSLPAPGGCRGLTQARRGRGGALKARSPSGCQSGATMDTASHSLVLLQQLNMQREFGFLCDCTVAIGDVYFKAHRAVLAAFSNYFKMIFIHQTSECIKIQPTDIQPDIFSYLLHIMYTGKGPKQIVDHSRLEEGIRFLHADYLSHIATEMNQVFSPETVQSSNLYGIQISTTQKTAVKQGLEVKEAPSNNNGNRAAVQGDHPQLQLSLAIGLDDGTADQQRAHPAAQALEEHQKPPVSIKQERCDPESVISQSHPSPSSEVTGPTSTESGIKIHLCHYCGERFDSRSNLRQHLHTHVSGSLPFGVPASILESNDLGEVHPLNENSEALECRRLSSFIVKDNEQQPDHSHRSTTEPLQISQVSLISKDTEPVELNCNFSFSRKRKISCTICGHKFLRKSQLLEHMYTHKAVSAKCCLPSVDVSSLCTR from the exons ATGGCAACCGCGAGTGAGAACTGGGCCGAGGAGGTCCAGAGCTGCCCTTCGCTGCCCGCACCAGGCGGCTGCCGGGGCCTGACGCAGGCCCGGAGAGGGCGCGGGGGCGCATTAAAGGCACGGAGTCCTTCCGGCTGCCAGTCCGG GGCCACAATGGACACAGCTAGCCATAGCCTTGTCCTTCTGCAGCAGCTGAACATGCAGCGAGAATTTGGTTTTCTGTGTGATTGCACAGTTGCTATTGGAGATGTCTACTTCAAAGCCCACAGAGCAGTGCTTGCTGCTTTTTCTAACTATTTCAAGATGATATTTATTCACCAAACAAG tgaATGCATAAAAATACAACCAACTGACATCCAACCTGACATATTCAGCTATTTGTTGCACATTATGTACACGGGGAAAGGGCCAAAACAGATTGTGGATCATAGTCGTTTGGAGGAAGGGATTCGATTTCTTCACGCCGACTACCTTTCTCACATTGCGACTGAAATGAATCAAGTGTTCTCACCAGAGACTGTGCAGTCCTCAAATTTATATGGCATTCAGATCTCAACGACCCAAAAAACAGCTGTCAAACAAGGGCTGGAGGTCAAGGAAGCTCCTTCCAATAACAATGGAAATAGAGCTGCTGTCCAGGGTGACCACCCCCAGTTGCAGCTCTCTCTTGCTATTGGGCTGGATGATGGCACTGCAGACCAGCAGAGGGCCCATCCTGCTGCCCAGGCCTTGGAGGAGCACCAGAAGCCCCCCGTGTCCATCAAGCAGGAGAGATGTGACCCCGAATCTGTGATTTCCCAGAGCCATCCCTCACCCTCTTCAGAGGTGACAGGCCCTACTTCCACTGAAAGCGGTATCAAAATACACCTATGCCATTACTGTGGGGAACGTTTTGATTCCCGTAGTAATCTAAGACAACATCTCCATACCCACGTGTCTGGATCCCTCCCATTTGGTGTCCCTGCTTCCATTCTGGAAAGTAACGACCTTGGTGAAGTGCATCCACTTAATGAAAATAGCGAGGCTCTTGAATGCCGCAGGCTTAGCTCCTTCATTGTCAAGGATAATGAGCAGCAGCCTGACCACTCACACCGGAGTACCACAGAGCCTTTGCAGATCAGTCAAGTGTCTTTGATCTCCAAAGACACTGAGCCAGTAGAAttaaactgtaatttttctttttcaaggaaaagaaaaatcagctgTACTATCTGTGGTCATAAATTTCTCCGAAAGAGCCAATTACTGGagcacatgtatacacacaaag
- the ZBTB25 gene encoding zinc finger and BTB domain-containing protein 25 isoform X2, whose protein sequence is MDTASHSLVLLQQLNMQREFGFLCDCTVAIGDVYFKAHRAVLAAFSNYFKMIFIHQTSECIKIQPTDIQPDIFSYLLHIMYTGKGPKQIVDHSRLEEGIRFLHADYLSHIATEMNQVFSPETVQSSNLYGIQISTTQKTAVKQGLEVKEAPSNNNGNRAAVQGDHPQLQLSLAIGLDDGTADQQRAHPAAQALEEHQKPPVSIKQERCDPESVISQSHPSPSSEVTGPTSTESGIKIHLCHYCGERFDSRSNLRQHLHTHVSGSLPFGVPASILESNDLGEVHPLNENSEALECRRLSSFIVKDNEQQPDHSHRSTTEPLQISQVSLISKDTEPVELNCNFSFSRKRKISCTICGHKFLRKSQLLEHMYTHKGKSYRYNRCQRFGNTLAQRFQPYCDSWSDVPLKSSRLSQEQLDSSCALESELTQENVDTILVE, encoded by the exons ATGGACACAGCTAGCCATAGCCTTGTCCTTCTGCAGCAGCTGAACATGCAGCGAGAATTTGGTTTTCTGTGTGATTGCACAGTTGCTATTGGAGATGTCTACTTCAAAGCCCACAGAGCAGTGCTTGCTGCTTTTTCTAACTATTTCAAGATGATATTTATTCACCAAACAAG tgaATGCATAAAAATACAACCAACTGACATCCAACCTGACATATTCAGCTATTTGTTGCACATTATGTACACGGGGAAAGGGCCAAAACAGATTGTGGATCATAGTCGTTTGGAGGAAGGGATTCGATTTCTTCACGCCGACTACCTTTCTCACATTGCGACTGAAATGAATCAAGTGTTCTCACCAGAGACTGTGCAGTCCTCAAATTTATATGGCATTCAGATCTCAACGACCCAAAAAACAGCTGTCAAACAAGGGCTGGAGGTCAAGGAAGCTCCTTCCAATAACAATGGAAATAGAGCTGCTGTCCAGGGTGACCACCCCCAGTTGCAGCTCTCTCTTGCTATTGGGCTGGATGATGGCACTGCAGACCAGCAGAGGGCCCATCCTGCTGCCCAGGCCTTGGAGGAGCACCAGAAGCCCCCCGTGTCCATCAAGCAGGAGAGATGTGACCCCGAATCTGTGATTTCCCAGAGCCATCCCTCACCCTCTTCAGAGGTGACAGGCCCTACTTCCACTGAAAGCGGTATCAAAATACACCTATGCCATTACTGTGGGGAACGTTTTGATTCCCGTAGTAATCTAAGACAACATCTCCATACCCACGTGTCTGGATCCCTCCCATTTGGTGTCCCTGCTTCCATTCTGGAAAGTAACGACCTTGGTGAAGTGCATCCACTTAATGAAAATAGCGAGGCTCTTGAATGCCGCAGGCTTAGCTCCTTCATTGTCAAGGATAATGAGCAGCAGCCTGACCACTCACACCGGAGTACCACAGAGCCTTTGCAGATCAGTCAAGTGTCTTTGATCTCCAAAGACACTGAGCCAGTAGAAttaaactgtaatttttctttttcaaggaaaagaaaaatcagctgTACTATCTGTGGTCATAAATTTCTCCGAAAGAGCCAATTACTGGagcacatgtatacacacaaagGTAAATCTTACAGATATAACCGATGCCAAAGGTTTGGTAATACATTAGCCCAGAGATTTCAGCCATATTGTGACAGCTGGTCTGACGTCCCCTTGAAAAGTTCTCGCTTGTCGCAAGAACAGTTAGACTCATCTTGTGCCTTAGAGTCAGAACTCACACAAGAAAATGTGGATACTATCCTGGTTGAGTAG
- the ZBTB25 gene encoding zinc finger and BTB domain-containing protein 25 isoform X1, with protein MATASENWAEEVQSCPSLPAPGGCRGLTQARRGRGGALKARSPSGCQSGATMDTASHSLVLLQQLNMQREFGFLCDCTVAIGDVYFKAHRAVLAAFSNYFKMIFIHQTSECIKIQPTDIQPDIFSYLLHIMYTGKGPKQIVDHSRLEEGIRFLHADYLSHIATEMNQVFSPETVQSSNLYGIQISTTQKTAVKQGLEVKEAPSNNNGNRAAVQGDHPQLQLSLAIGLDDGTADQQRAHPAAQALEEHQKPPVSIKQERCDPESVISQSHPSPSSEVTGPTSTESGIKIHLCHYCGERFDSRSNLRQHLHTHVSGSLPFGVPASILESNDLGEVHPLNENSEALECRRLSSFIVKDNEQQPDHSHRSTTEPLQISQVSLISKDTEPVELNCNFSFSRKRKISCTICGHKFLRKSQLLEHMYTHKGKSYRYNRCQRFGNTLAQRFQPYCDSWSDVPLKSSRLSQEQLDSSCALESELTQENVDTILVE; from the exons ATGGCAACCGCGAGTGAGAACTGGGCCGAGGAGGTCCAGAGCTGCCCTTCGCTGCCCGCACCAGGCGGCTGCCGGGGCCTGACGCAGGCCCGGAGAGGGCGCGGGGGCGCATTAAAGGCACGGAGTCCTTCCGGCTGCCAGTCCGG GGCCACAATGGACACAGCTAGCCATAGCCTTGTCCTTCTGCAGCAGCTGAACATGCAGCGAGAATTTGGTTTTCTGTGTGATTGCACAGTTGCTATTGGAGATGTCTACTTCAAAGCCCACAGAGCAGTGCTTGCTGCTTTTTCTAACTATTTCAAGATGATATTTATTCACCAAACAAG tgaATGCATAAAAATACAACCAACTGACATCCAACCTGACATATTCAGCTATTTGTTGCACATTATGTACACGGGGAAAGGGCCAAAACAGATTGTGGATCATAGTCGTTTGGAGGAAGGGATTCGATTTCTTCACGCCGACTACCTTTCTCACATTGCGACTGAAATGAATCAAGTGTTCTCACCAGAGACTGTGCAGTCCTCAAATTTATATGGCATTCAGATCTCAACGACCCAAAAAACAGCTGTCAAACAAGGGCTGGAGGTCAAGGAAGCTCCTTCCAATAACAATGGAAATAGAGCTGCTGTCCAGGGTGACCACCCCCAGTTGCAGCTCTCTCTTGCTATTGGGCTGGATGATGGCACTGCAGACCAGCAGAGGGCCCATCCTGCTGCCCAGGCCTTGGAGGAGCACCAGAAGCCCCCCGTGTCCATCAAGCAGGAGAGATGTGACCCCGAATCTGTGATTTCCCAGAGCCATCCCTCACCCTCTTCAGAGGTGACAGGCCCTACTTCCACTGAAAGCGGTATCAAAATACACCTATGCCATTACTGTGGGGAACGTTTTGATTCCCGTAGTAATCTAAGACAACATCTCCATACCCACGTGTCTGGATCCCTCCCATTTGGTGTCCCTGCTTCCATTCTGGAAAGTAACGACCTTGGTGAAGTGCATCCACTTAATGAAAATAGCGAGGCTCTTGAATGCCGCAGGCTTAGCTCCTTCATTGTCAAGGATAATGAGCAGCAGCCTGACCACTCACACCGGAGTACCACAGAGCCTTTGCAGATCAGTCAAGTGTCTTTGATCTCCAAAGACACTGAGCCAGTAGAAttaaactgtaatttttctttttcaaggaaaagaaaaatcagctgTACTATCTGTGGTCATAAATTTCTCCGAAAGAGCCAATTACTGGagcacatgtatacacacaaagGTAAATCTTACAGATATAACCGATGCCAAAGGTTTGGTAATACATTAGCCCAGAGATTTCAGCCATATTGTGACAGCTGGTCTGACGTCCCCTTGAAAAGTTCTCGCTTGTCGCAAGAACAGTTAGACTCATCTTGTGCCTTAGAGTCAGAACTCACACAAGAAAATGTGGATACTATCCTGGTTGAGTAG
- the ZBTB1 gene encoding zinc finger and BTB domain-containing protein 1 isoform X1: MAKPSHSSYVLQQLNNQREWGFLCDCCIAIDDIYFQAHKAVLAACSSYFRMFFMNHQHSTAQLNLSNMKISAECFDLILQFMYLGKIMTAPSSFEQFKVAMNYLQLYNVPDCLEDIQDADCSSSKCSSSASSNQNSKMIFGVRMYEDTVARNGSEANRWCAEPSSTVNTPHTREPDEESLQLGNFPEPLFDVCKKSSVSKLSTPKERVSRRFGRSFTCDSCGFGFSCEKLLDEHVLTCTNRHSYQNTRSYHRIVDIRDGKDSNIKAEFVEKDSSKTFSAQTDKYRGDTSQAADDSTSTTGSRKSSTVESELASEEKSRAAERKRIIIKMEPEDIPTDELKDFNIIKVTDKDCNESTDNDELEDEPEEPFYRYYVEEDVSIKKSGRKALKPRMSINTDERGGLENMRPPNNSSPVQEDTENASCELCGLTITEEDLSSHYLAKHIENICACGKCGQILVKGRQLQEHAQRCGEPQDLTMNGLGSTEEKMDMEENPDEQSEIRDMFVEMLDDFRDNHFQINNIQKKQLFKHSACPFRCPNCGQRFETENLVVEHMSSCLDQDMFKSAIMEENERDHRRKHFCNLCGKGFYQRCHLREHYTVHTKEKQFVCQTCGKQFLRERQLRLHNDMHKGMARYVCSICDQGNFRKHDHVRHMISHLSAGETICQVCFQIFPNNEQLEQHMDVHLYTCGICGAKFNLRKDMRSHYNAKHLKRT, from the coding sequence ATGGCAAAGCCCAGCCACAGCAGCTACGTCCTTCAGCAGCTAAACAACCAAAGGGAATGGGGTTTCCTCTGTGACTGTTGTATTGCAATTGATGACATTTACTTTCAAGCACACAAAGCAGTTCTAGCTGCCTGTAGCTCCtattttagaatgtttttcaTGAATCATCAGCATAGTACTGCACAGCTGAATCTCAGCAACATGAAAATTAGTGCTGAGTGTTTTGATCTCATTTTGCAGTTTATGTATTTAGGAAAAATTATGACAGCTCCTTCCAGTTTTGAGCAGTTTAAAGTGGCAATGAACTACCTACAGCTGTACAATGTTCCTGACTGTTTAGAAGACATACAGGATGCAGATTGTTCTAGTTCAAAATGTTCATCTTCTGCTTCTAGCAACCAGAACAGCAAAATGATATTTGGGGTAAGAATGTATGAAGACACTGTGGCTAGAAATGGCAGTGAAGCCAATAGATGGTGTGCAGAGCCAAGTTCAACAGTAAATACACCACATACTAGAGAGCCTGATGAAGAGTCTTTGCAATTAGGTAATTTTCCTGAACCATTATTTGATGTATGTAAAAAGAGTTCTGTGTCCAAATTATCTACTCCGAAAGAACGTGTCTCACGACGCTTTGGACGGAGTTTTACCTGTGATAGTTGTGGATTTGGCTTTAGCTGTGAGAAATTACTAGATGAGCATGTGCTAACCTGTACTAACAGACATTCATACCAAAATACAAGATCCTACCACAGAATAGTGGATATTAGAGATGGAAAAGACAGTAATATCAAAGCTGAATTTGTTGAAAAGGATTCTTCTAAAACATTTTCTGCACAGACGGACAAATACAGAGGAGACACAAGCCAGGCTGCTGATGACTCAACTTCAACCACTGGAAGCAGAAAAAGTAGCACAGTGGAGTCTGAACTAGCCAGTgaagaaaaaagcagagctgctgAGAGGAAAAGAATCATTATCAAGATGGAACCAGAAGATATCCCTACAGATGAACTGAAAGACTTTAACATTATTAAAGTAACTGATAAAGACTGTAATGAGTCCACTGACAATGATGAATTAGAAGATGAACCTGAAGAGCCATTTTATAGATACTATGTTGAAGAAGATGTCAGTATTAAAAAAAGTGGGAGGAAAGCTCTAAAACCTCGGATGTCaataaacactgatgaaagaggtGGTTTAGAAAATATGAGGCCCCCTAACAACAGCAGTCCAGTACAAGAGGATACTGAAAACGCATCCTGTGAGTTGTGTGGGCTCACGATAACTGAGGAGGACCTGTCATCTCATTACTTAGCCAAACACATCGAAAATATCTGTGCATGTGGCAAATGCGGACAAATACTTGTGAAGGGTAGACAGCTTCAGGAACATGCCCAGAGATGTGGAGAGCCCCAAGACCTGACAATGAACGGGTTAGGAAGTACTGAGGAGAAGATGGACATGGAAGAGAATCCTGACGAacagtctgaaatcagggatATGTTTGTTGAAATGTTGGATGACTTTAGGGACAATCATTTCCAGATAAACAATATCCAAAAAAAGCAGTTATTTAAACATTCTGCCTGTCCTTTTCGATGTCCTAATTGTGGCCAGCGTTTTGAAACCGAAAATCTAGTGGTTGAACATATGTCTAGCTGCCTAGACCAAGACATGTTCAAGAGTGCCATCATGGAAGAGAATGAAAGGGATCACAGACGAAAGCATTTTTGTAATCTGTGTGGGAAAGGATTTTATCAGCGGTGTCACTTAAGAGAACACTATACTGTTCACACCAAGGAAAAACAGTTTGTTTGTCAGACATGTGGAAAGCAGTTTTTAAGGGAACGTCAGTTACGACTCCACAATGATATGCACAAAGGCATGGCCAGGTATGTCTGTTCCATTTGTGATCAAGGCAACTTCAGAAAACATGACCATGTACGGCATATGATTTCTCATTTATCTGCTGGTGAGACTATATGCCAGGTCTGCTTTCAGATATTCCCAAATAACGAACAGTTGGAACAGCACATGGATGTTCACCTGTATACATGTGGAATATGTGGAGCAAAATTTAATTTGAGGAAAGATATGAGATCACATTATAATG
- the ZBTB1 gene encoding zinc finger and BTB domain-containing protein 1 isoform X2: protein MAKPSHSSYVLQQLNNQREWGFLCDCCIAIDDIYFQAHKAVLAACSSYFRMFFMNHQHSTAQLNLSNMKISAECFDLILQFMYLGKIMTAPSSFEQFKVAMNYLQLYNVPDCLEDIQDADCSSSKCSSSASSNQNSKMIFGVRMYEDTVARNGSEANRWCAEPSSTVNTPHTREPDEESLQLGNFPEPLFDVCKKSSVSKLSTPKERVSRRFGRSFTCDSCGFGFSCEKLLDEHVLTCTNRHSYQNTRSYHRIVDIRDGKDSNIKAEFVEKDSSKTFSAQTDKYRGDTSQAADDSTSTTGSRKSSTVESELASEEKSRAAERKRIIIKMEPEDIPTDELKDFNIIKVTDKDCNESTDNDELEDEPEEPFYRYYVEEDVSIKKSGRKALKPRMSINTDERGGLENMRPPNNSSPVQEDTENASCELCGLTITEEDLSSHYLAKHIENICACGKCGQILVKGRQLQEHAQRCGEPQDLTMNGLGSTEEKMDMEENPDEQSEIRDMFVEMLDDFRDNHFQINNIQKKQLFKHSACPFRCPNCGQRFETENLVVEHMSSCLDQDMFKSAIMEENERDHRRKHFCNLCGKGFYQRCHLREHYTVHTKEKQFVCQTCGKQFLRERQLRLHNDMHKGMASGQIGPSKPLEK from the coding sequence ATGGCAAAGCCCAGCCACAGCAGCTACGTCCTTCAGCAGCTAAACAACCAAAGGGAATGGGGTTTCCTCTGTGACTGTTGTATTGCAATTGATGACATTTACTTTCAAGCACACAAAGCAGTTCTAGCTGCCTGTAGCTCCtattttagaatgtttttcaTGAATCATCAGCATAGTACTGCACAGCTGAATCTCAGCAACATGAAAATTAGTGCTGAGTGTTTTGATCTCATTTTGCAGTTTATGTATTTAGGAAAAATTATGACAGCTCCTTCCAGTTTTGAGCAGTTTAAAGTGGCAATGAACTACCTACAGCTGTACAATGTTCCTGACTGTTTAGAAGACATACAGGATGCAGATTGTTCTAGTTCAAAATGTTCATCTTCTGCTTCTAGCAACCAGAACAGCAAAATGATATTTGGGGTAAGAATGTATGAAGACACTGTGGCTAGAAATGGCAGTGAAGCCAATAGATGGTGTGCAGAGCCAAGTTCAACAGTAAATACACCACATACTAGAGAGCCTGATGAAGAGTCTTTGCAATTAGGTAATTTTCCTGAACCATTATTTGATGTATGTAAAAAGAGTTCTGTGTCCAAATTATCTACTCCGAAAGAACGTGTCTCACGACGCTTTGGACGGAGTTTTACCTGTGATAGTTGTGGATTTGGCTTTAGCTGTGAGAAATTACTAGATGAGCATGTGCTAACCTGTACTAACAGACATTCATACCAAAATACAAGATCCTACCACAGAATAGTGGATATTAGAGATGGAAAAGACAGTAATATCAAAGCTGAATTTGTTGAAAAGGATTCTTCTAAAACATTTTCTGCACAGACGGACAAATACAGAGGAGACACAAGCCAGGCTGCTGATGACTCAACTTCAACCACTGGAAGCAGAAAAAGTAGCACAGTGGAGTCTGAACTAGCCAGTgaagaaaaaagcagagctgctgAGAGGAAAAGAATCATTATCAAGATGGAACCAGAAGATATCCCTACAGATGAACTGAAAGACTTTAACATTATTAAAGTAACTGATAAAGACTGTAATGAGTCCACTGACAATGATGAATTAGAAGATGAACCTGAAGAGCCATTTTATAGATACTATGTTGAAGAAGATGTCAGTATTAAAAAAAGTGGGAGGAAAGCTCTAAAACCTCGGATGTCaataaacactgatgaaagaggtGGTTTAGAAAATATGAGGCCCCCTAACAACAGCAGTCCAGTACAAGAGGATACTGAAAACGCATCCTGTGAGTTGTGTGGGCTCACGATAACTGAGGAGGACCTGTCATCTCATTACTTAGCCAAACACATCGAAAATATCTGTGCATGTGGCAAATGCGGACAAATACTTGTGAAGGGTAGACAGCTTCAGGAACATGCCCAGAGATGTGGAGAGCCCCAAGACCTGACAATGAACGGGTTAGGAAGTACTGAGGAGAAGATGGACATGGAAGAGAATCCTGACGAacagtctgaaatcagggatATGTTTGTTGAAATGTTGGATGACTTTAGGGACAATCATTTCCAGATAAACAATATCCAAAAAAAGCAGTTATTTAAACATTCTGCCTGTCCTTTTCGATGTCCTAATTGTGGCCAGCGTTTTGAAACCGAAAATCTAGTGGTTGAACATATGTCTAGCTGCCTAGACCAAGACATGTTCAAGAGTGCCATCATGGAAGAGAATGAAAGGGATCACAGACGAAAGCATTTTTGTAATCTGTGTGGGAAAGGATTTTATCAGCGGTGTCACTTAAGAGAACACTATACTGTTCACACCAAGGAAAAACAGTTTGTTTGTCAGACATGTGGAAAGCAGTTTTTAAGGGAACGTCAGTTACGACTCCACAATGATATGCACAAAGGCATGGCCAG